AACTTCTTCCCGCCCGGACAAAAAATGTGTATATCCCTCTCGAGAATTATAATCGTTCTTTTCCCACCGAATTAACAAACCTGATTCACCAGTGCCTGGAAAAAAATCCTTCACAGCGTCCCGAGGATATGAAAGTCATAATCAAGGAACTTAAACACATTCTGAAACTGCGCACGAAGCTTTCACCTTCAAAAATAACAGACATTTACCGGCAGGTGAATTTTGTCAGAGACAACGACACATCACAACCTGCACTATCCTGGAAACGGGCGGCGGTTGTCGCAGGCTTAATTGGTATATCGGCAACAACATTGTATGTTATTTCCCACTTGGAGTTATGGTCTTCCGACAAAGGGCGAAATATTCCTCAAAAAGAAATAGTCGCATCCAATACAAAAAAAGAACCTGAATCCCTGCCTGAAGCCGGCAAAAAATCCAGGCCGGTTTTTACCGTCGCTATACCTGAACAATCATCGTCTCCGAAAAAGGAAGCCAAAACTGAACCCGAAACTAAGAAGCACAAAGAACCAACTGCCGAACAGGAAGAAGCTCCAGGAGCACCGGAACTCCTCAAACTTCAGGCAACATACGGCACCGATAATTTAATCGCCATTCTCCAAAAATCAACCAGCGCCGGAAATTACGATCATGCGCAGACAGTACTAAACAATATGGAAAACGAACAATTAGACAATCCTGCTGTTGAATTATATCACATGCGCATACTGCTGGCCAGCGGCAGAATCAATGAAAACTGGTTTGGGTACCATGACATTAACGATGCAGAGTTCTATTTCGAAAAAGGACGGTTCTTTCTGGGCAGACAAAAGTATTATGCCGCGCTTGAAGCACTGAAAAAGGCGAAAACAGCCCCCTGCATTCTTTACGATATCGATCGGATCCACGAACAAGCCACAATCTGGGAAGCAAGAGCCGCCTCACGTTACTTTTACGCCGAACCGACAGCTCAGCGTAAAAAGGTAACTGTTGATAAGTGGCGCAAAATCGAATTTGCCTACCAGGATAAAAAATCACACCCCTTCTATACTGAGGCCCAAAAAGCCCGGCAAGCCATCCAGAATTCACCGCTGAAAAAATAATGCCTGCAGCGGGTCAGTAACTCACCTGTCATTAGCCAATTCCTCGCTTTATGGCCTGTAAAACAATTCTTCTCACCACGGTCCAATTCTCACCATCTTCATCTCCCCCTTGAAAAAGCGCGATTAGTTATGTACAATTATGTACAATATTGAAGAATCAGATGCAGTCATTCTCTGTCATTTTTTCATGAAAAGGAAACATTTTCATGCGTCCATTTTTACCATGTATCTCCTTTTTTGTGATAATTGCATTTGCAGCTCATGTTACGCTGGCACAGCATTCTGTTTATAAAGGCTCTGATAATCCCAGAAAAGTAACCATCGCCGTCTCCAATTTCGAAGGCCGGAGCCTGGGTGAAGGCGAGACGGCAACGCTTACCGATGCATTCAGGACCTATATCGCCAATACCAACCATTTTCGTACCATGGAACGGGCGCAAATGGATGAAATCATGAAAGAGCAGGGATTTCAGCATTCGGGTGCGTGTACCGATGAAGCCTGCATGGTAGAGATGGGACAGATTTTAGGCGTGGAGCAGATTATTGCCGGAAGTATCGGAAAGGTCGGCGGCACCTATTCGGTCAATGTCCGGCTTATCAGTATCAAGACCGGTGAGATAATCAAAACAGTGAACCGTTTTCATAAGGGTGAGATCGACGGTCTTCTCACCGAAACGCTACCACAGATTGCCGATGATTTGACCGATCAGGGGCGAAGTGCGCCTCGCCCGCAGGAATCGGTTATCAAACGTTCTCTCGATAAGGATGATAATCCTAAAGTCAAGAAAAAGCGCCGAAAACTTACCTGGGCAATTACGATCGGTACAGTTGCCGCGGCCGGAGGCGTCGGCGCCTTTCTTCTTTTTGGTAAAGAAGACGACAACGAAAACCCTCAAACAGGAGCCGTTGAAATAACATGGGAAACTCCATGAAAAAAATCAATCCTTTCGCTGTAAGCTGTATTTTTGCAACAATTCTTCTTTTCTGTTTTTGTCTTCCCATGGAGCCGAAACAGGAAATCGGAAACACCGGTACGATTGCTCCACGATTGCTGGCGGCTACACACCAGGAAAACACAATTTTTTTCGACCGGCAAATCGCCCCTTCCCTTCATACAATCCTTTTTTCGGTCACGACTTCCGGTGAAACCTTTCGCCGTTC
The DNA window shown above is from Chitinivibrionales bacterium and carries:
- a CDS encoding protein kinase — encoded protein: MNRPYIKLHSSKSGIIVSNKTLIPVPDGSEPLGLGSGTITRKLGIESTGNIYEIKNEKTGEKRAIKLMHPDFTSREKDSFVREGIILKQLDYPDCIHVFDTGEWHGLPYREMELIESISVDKIIAEKEPLPIEFCLALGIFVAKTLDYMHHCTYSLDKKRFRGIIHGDLKPSNIHFCKCGRVKLSDFKYLSALHASFSIDNACAGSLQYIAPEILEEKELDTKSDIFSFGCVLYELLTGHMTFPDLDIDKLLPARTKNVYIPLENYNRSFPTELTNLIHQCLEKNPSQRPEDMKVIIKELKHILKLRTKLSPSKITDIYRQVNFVRDNDTSQPALSWKRAAVVAGLIGISATTLYVISHLELWSSDKGRNIPQKEIVASNTKKEPESLPEAGKKSRPVFTVAIPEQSSSPKKEAKTEPETKKHKEPTAEQEEAPGAPELLKLQATYGTDNLIAILQKSTSAGNYDHAQTVLNNMENEQLDNPAVELYHMRILLASGRINENWFGYHDINDAEFYFEKGRFFLGRQKYYAALEALKKAKTAPCILYDIDRIHEQATIWEARAASRYFYAEPTAQRKKVTVDKWRKIEFAYQDKKSHPFYTEAQKARQAIQNSPLKK